The Pseudomonas graminis region ACCGCCGCCCAGCCTGGCGGCGTTACTCGAGCGCAGCGATGCAGCCCTGTATGAATCCAAACGGGGTGGACGCAACCGCATTCAACTGGTAGATCAGAGCCTCGAAGGCGTCAATGCGCTGCACCTGCCGTGAAGGCTCACCGAAGGATCCCTCGCCATGCCCATGAGCAGCGCTCACCTGATCTACCGTGCCCCGGCAGTTGAAGACCTCGACCGCCTGTTCGCCATCTACAGCGACCCGCAGACCCAGTTGTTCAACCCTTCCGGGCCGATGACCGACAAGGCCCAGGCCGCAGCCCTGCTTGAGGGCTGGATCGAGCACTGGCAGACCCATGGCTATGGATGGTGGGCCATCGCGCGCAAGGAGTTGCCCGAACATATCATCGGATTCGGCGGCATCGGGTTGCATGACTTTTTGGGCGTGCAAAGGGTCAATCTGGGCTATCGGTTCGCCGTTGAGGCGTGGGGACAGGGGTTTGCCACGGAGATGGGCAAAGCGGCGCTGGACTTCGGGTTTTCAAGCTTGAAGCTGGAAGATGTCTACGGTTACGTCCGGCCGACCCACGCGGCGTCGATTCGGGTGCTGGAGAAAATCGGCATGCACCGTTGCGGCGAGCTCGATGACGTACCCGGTCAGGTCCCGAGCCTGATGTTCAGCGCCGTGGCCGAGCCATCGCAGTAAGCGATCGGCGACAGGGTCCGATTCAATGGGAGGTCTGCAGCATTCCGCAGCTCGCGTCGAGCTCATCCCAGGGATGGGCGGCCTCTCGGGCATAGCCGCAGGTGGGCAGATGCACGAAGGTCGCTTCTCGTTCGGCTTCGCTTTGCCTGGCTTTGCAGGTCCTGCACAACACTGTGTGGTCGGTTAACCGCCAGTGGCTGTTCCACCGGACTAGATCGTCGGTCACCATATACTTCCCCTAACCTCACCTATGTAACCAGTTGATTCAACTTGTTGCTCGAGGTTTCCCGAGCCTGACCGCCGGCTGATCGGCGGTCGTTGCCCTGTGTATCGATTGCAGCATTTGTGCCCCGAGATCTGCGCGTTTCAGTCGCCTGCGTCACCGATCAACGGCAAGGACACGGTGAAGGTGGTGCCGCGGTCGGCTGCGGAGTCGACCTTGATGCTGCCGTTATGGGCGTCGACGATCGCCGCTGCGATATACAGCCCCAGGCCAAGACCTGCGGCCGCGCCGTATTCCACTTTTCCGTCCTGAAAATTGCGCACCATCGGGTTGAAGAGTGTTGCTTTCACGCTGTCCTCGATGGGCGGGCCCTCGTTGTGCACCGAGAGGGACACCGTTTTGGCACCCGCCATCAGCGTGACGGTGACCGGAGTCAGGGGGTTGCCATGCTTGATCGCGTTGCCTATCAGGTTGGACATGACCTGTTCCATCCGTGACCGATCAAATTGCGCGACGACTCGGGTGTCGCCGCGCATGTCGATCTCACGATCCGGATGGTAGGCCCTGGCCTCTTCCACCATGGCTTCGCAGGCCTGGAAAAAATCATCCCGCGCCACTCGGACCGGAATTCCCGAGCCCAGTTGAGTCCGGGTAAAGTCCAGCAGATCACCAACTATTTTGGTCGAACGCTTGACGCTGGTGTAGATGCGCGACACGTTTTTGGTTGCCTTGGGCGGCAGGTCGCCTGCACGCAGAAGCACTTCGGCGCTGAGGGAAATCGCCCCCAGCGGGCTGCGCAAATCGTGACCGAGGATGCCGAGGAAGACGTTGCGCGCAGCATCGACATTATCGGTGTAGGTCATGACGGACTCGGCCAAGGCCTGATCGATGGCTTCGTTGAAGCGCAGAATGTCGGCAATCTCGTCTGCCCGGTTCACTTCCTTGGGCGGCATCCACAGCATCAGCACACTGGTGCGCAAGGCCCGGTACTCGGCGATCATCTGACCGATGGTGAAGCCGGACGAATGACGGACCTCAGCATGGGTCTCGGCCGACGTGACGTTATCGGAATCGGGCGCTTCGCCTTTCGACTTGGATACCCGCGCCTCATCGGTCTGTGAGGTCTGGAGGTCAGCGGCGATCGTGCGGAGCATCTGTTCGGCGTGGTCGCGAAGTTCGGCGGAGTCCATGCCATTGGCGGCGGGCGTCATGGTCCTGGCGAAGGCTTCCCACTTTTGCAGGATGGGTTCGATGTTCTGCAGGATGAAGTCGGCCAGGCGCATGGGCTGTTTTCCAGTGGCAACGATGTCAAAAAGAGGTGCCTGAGGTGGCAGGGGAAAGCGTGACACGAGGAGGACAAGGCCGTCGCAATCCATTGGACTGCACAAGTGACCTCTCGGATGGCCGAACATCACATCGTCGCAGGCGGTTAACCGATCGCCGGTCGTGCACTGCTGCGCCGATTGAGCACATCCGGGTTTACCCAACCTTTACCGATCCTAGACGTGGGTTTACACGGATCCGGTGTTTCATACGTCCATGGCGAACCCACTCTTTCGCCAAAGGAGACACCATGATTTCCAAGATGACCCAAGCCCTGATCCTGTCCGGTCTGCTCGTTGGCGCCGGCACGGCGTCCGCCAGCGAACGCAACGTGATTGTGCCTGTCATCGCCGGAGCCGCCGTCGGTGCCGTACTGGCCGCGGTGATCAGTCAGTCGAACAACGACCGTCACGATCGCTATCAGGATTACCGCCCGCAACCACGCTACGCGCCGCGTTATCAGCCGCGGTACCAGCAGGTTGTCTATGTGCCGGTGCGTGAGCGGGTCGAGTATCGCCGCTTCGCACCACCGCCGCCCCATGGCTATTACGACGGTGGCTACCGCCGAGGTTTCGACCACGGTCGGGGCAATGACCGCTGGTAAGTGCTTGAGCGACCTTTAATGCAGGACCGGCTTTAGCCGGGAAGGCGTCGGGTGTCACACCGCAAATCTCGCGGTGTTCATGCAGGCCTCTTCCCGGCTGAAGCCGGTCCCACCCATGCAACGCATACATTCAACTCACGCGCTTTCCCTGGCAAAACTGCTAACGTGTCCGGCCATCACTCGCCCATCGACCACTGAAAGCACGCAGGAACGGACATGTTCGAATTCATCTACCTGGCAATTCTCATCGGCATCGGCGGCACCGCGCTGCTGGATCTCTGGGCGCTGTTGCTCAAGGCGCTGCTGGGTTTGCCGACCCCGCCCTGGCACCTCGTCGGTCGCTGGTTCGCCGGGATGCCCAAGGGGCAGTTCGTGCACCGCAAGGGCATTGGCAGTTCCCCTCCCGTACCCAATGAGCTGGCGATTGGCTGGTTCATGCATTACACCGTCGGCGTGCTGTTCGCCGCGGCGCTGTTGTTCATCTGGGGCGTGCAATGGGCGCACGCGCCGACCTTTCTGCCGGCACTGATCGTCGGACTGGTGACCATCGGTGCCGGCTGGTTCATCCTGCAGCCCGGCATGGGTGTCGGCATGGCGTGCAACAAGGCGCCGAAACCGAACGTGGCGCGGTTGCAGAATGTGGTCGGCCATGTGGTCTTCGCCACTGGCATGTATGGCGCGGCGCTACTGGTCGGGTAAGTCAACGGGCGGCTGCCGGCGTGGTCTGTGGTCGCACCCGGCCAATCGAGCTGAACCTATGAGCATCGGTGCCGTTCTGAAACCTGAGAGCTGCATTTTTATGAAGCCCATTCATCTCGATCAAACAGGAGACCCCCATGACCCAAACGGCCTTGGTCGTCGGCGCCAGCGGCATCGTCGGCAGCGCAACCACTCAACTGTTGCTCGATAACGGTTGGCAGGTGGCCGCCCTCTCCCGCCGTCCCTCCCAGACGCCCGGTGTGATCCCCGTCGCGGCAGACCTGCAAGACCCGGCCTCGGTCAGGCAGGCCCTGGCGGATCTCAAACCGACCCATGTCTTCCTCACCACCTGGTCGCGTCAAGCGACGGAAGCTGAAAACATCCGCGTCAACGCCGCCATGGTGCGTAACGTGCTGGACGCGTTGAGCCCGGCGAAGAGCGTCAAGCACGTCGCGCTGGTCACCGGCCTGAAGCATTACCTCGGCCCGTTCGAAGCCTACGGCAAAGGCACCCTGCCGCAGACGCCGTTCCGCGAGTCCCAGGGTCGGCTGGACATCGAGAATTTCTATTACGCCCAGGAAGATGAAGTGTTTGCCGCCGCCAAGCGTGACGGCTTCACCTGGAGCGTGCACCGTCCGCACACCGTTACCGGCGTCGCAGTGGGCAACGCGATGAACATGGCGACTACCCTCGCGGTGTATGCGTCGATCTGCAAAGCCACCGGACGCCCGTTCGTGTTCCCCGGCTCCCGCGTGCAGTGGGACAGCCTCACCGACATGACCGATGCGCGGCAATTGGCCAAACAGCAACTGTGGGCAGCGACGACGCCTGCGGCGGCGGATCAGGCGTTCAACATCACCAACGGCGACGTGTTTCGCTGGAAGTGGATGTGGGGCCAGATCGCCGAGTACTTCGGTGTGCACCCTGCTGCATTCCCGGAGAAGGTGTCCCCGCTGGAAGAGCAGATGGCCAACGATCAAGGGGCATGGGACGAGCTCGTGCGCGCCCACGGTTTGAAAGAAGCCGACATCAGCCGCCTGATTTCGCCGTGGCACACCGATGCTGACCTCGGTCGCCCCATCGAAGTGGTGACCGACATGTCAAAAAGCCGGACCCTGGGCTTCAAGGAATTTCAGGCCAGCGACCAGGCCTTTTTCGACGTATTCGACACGTTGCGGGCCCAGCGCCTGATTCCTTGATCGGCTGAACCGGCCACAAAAAAACGCAGCGATGATTTCGGTCATCGCTGCGTTTTCGTATCCGGGCCATCTGGTATCAAAGACGCACGACTCAAGCCTTTTCCAAGGCGTCCTCTTTATGCATCGCGAGGTGACCGGTTTTGTCGCTCTTGACCTCGTACTGTGGCGCGTCCGGCGAGGCGTGACGATGCCGGCCCATGAACTCGACTTCCTTGGTGTGCACCTTCGTCACTTTGCCGACGATGTGCCCGGCCTCGGAGTTCCAGCGTACGTGATCACCGACCTTGAATGCATGAGCCATCTTTTTCTCCTTGAATCAGGGCTGCCAGAGGGTCTGGCTGCCTTCGAGCTTGCGATCCAGAAAACTCGCCGCACTGATCAGCGCCAGGTGGCTGAGGGCTTGCGGCGTGTTGCCCAAATGGTGGCCGTGGGCGTCGAATTCCTCGGCGTACAAGCCCAGCGGGTTCGCGTAGCGCAGTAACTGTTCAAACTCCAGATGCGCCTGCTCCACTCGCCCGGCGCGGGCAAGGCATTCGACGTACCAGAACGAACAGGCAACAAACGCCCCCTCTTCACCGCCGAGACCATCGTGATAGTCATCATCGTTGCGATAACGGAACACCATACCGTCGCGCACCAGCGCGCGCTCAATGGCATCCAGCGTCTTCAGCCATTTGGGATCGCTGGCGCCAACGAAGCGCACCAGCGGCATGAGCAACATGGACGCGTCGAGGTTCTTGCTGCCTTTGTGCTGGACGAAGTGGCCCAGATCGGCGTCCCAGAAGTTTTCCCAGATGTCATCGTGGATGGCCTGACGCGCCTGGTCCCAGCGCTCGAATGGCGCCGGCAGCGAGCGTTTCAGCGACAGCCGCAGCGCCCGGTCCAGCGCGACCCAGCACATCAGCCGCGAATGGAGAAAATGCTGATCGTCGCCGCGCATTTCCCAGATCCCGACGTCCTTGCTGTTCCAGGTCTCGCACAGATCGTTGACCAGGCGGGTGACGTGCTTCCAGCCCTCATGGGAAATAGCCTCGCCGTACTTGTTGGCCAAGTACACCGCATCGAGCAGCTCGCCGTAAATGTCCAGCTGCGTCTGCTTGTAGGCTTCGTTGCCGATACGGACCGGGGATGCACCGCCGTAGCCGCTCAGGTGGTCCAGTTCTTCTTCGGGCAATTCTTCGCGGCCGTCCAGCGCATAGAGAATCCCAAGCTTGTTGGCGTCCTCGCAGCAATCGCCCATGCGCTCGCGGACCCAGTGCATGAAGGCGTTGGCTTCCTCGGTGTAGCCCAGGCGCATGAACGCATAGACGGTGAACGACGCGTCGCGGATCCACGTGTAGCGGTAGTCCCAGTTGCGCTCGCCGCCCTCTTCCTCCGGCAGGCCAAAGGTCGCCGCCGCGACGATGCCGCCATGCTTGCGTGAGGTCAGCAGCTTGAGCGCCAGGGCCGAGCGATTGACCACTTCGCGCCAACGGCCCCGGTAGTTGGAATGCCGACTCCAGTGCTGCCAGAAGTT contains the following coding sequences:
- a CDS encoding GNAT family N-acetyltransferase, producing MPMSSAHLIYRAPAVEDLDRLFAIYSDPQTQLFNPSGPMTDKAQAAALLEGWIEHWQTHGYGWWAIARKELPEHIIGFGGIGLHDFLGVQRVNLGYRFAVEAWGQGFATEMGKAALDFGFSSLKLEDVYGYVRPTHAASIRVLEKIGMHRCGELDDVPGQVPSLMFSAVAEPSQ
- a CDS encoding SDR family oxidoreductase, translating into MTQTALVVGASGIVGSATTQLLLDNGWQVAALSRRPSQTPGVIPVAADLQDPASVRQALADLKPTHVFLTTWSRQATEAENIRVNAAMVRNVLDALSPAKSVKHVALVTGLKHYLGPFEAYGKGTLPQTPFRESQGRLDIENFYYAQEDEVFAAAKRDGFTWSVHRPHTVTGVAVGNAMNMATTLAVYASICKATGRPFVFPGSRVQWDSLTDMTDARQLAKQQLWAATTPAAADQAFNITNGDVFRWKWMWGQIAEYFGVHPAAFPEKVSPLEEQMANDQGAWDELVRAHGLKEADISRLISPWHTDADLGRPIEVVTDMSKSRTLGFKEFQASDQAFFDVFDTLRAQRLIP
- a CDS encoding DUF2938 family protein produces the protein MFEFIYLAILIGIGGTALLDLWALLLKALLGLPTPPWHLVGRWFAGMPKGQFVHRKGIGSSPPVPNELAIGWFMHYTVGVLFAAALLFIWGVQWAHAPTFLPALIVGLVTIGAGWFILQPGMGVGMACNKAPKPNVARLQNVVGHVVFATGMYGAALLVG
- a CDS encoding glycoside hydrolase family 15 protein, giving the protein MAEHTPHPDDPTEQEPQNAIENHGIIGDMRSAALVADTGSIDFCCWPDFDSPSIFTALLDTPDAGIFQLAPILPDARRQQLYLPETNVLMTRWIAKDAVVEVTDLMPIASEVDNLPRLIRRIHVRHGQTAVRMRCRVRHDYSRADTTAQMDGEDIRFDAEGQPAMRLAATTQLTLEGHAAAAEFEMKQGDVVEFMLGGADDPLVKATNCDCDLKNTVNFWQHWSRHSNYRGRWREVVNRSALALKLLTSRKHGGIVAAATFGLPEEEGGERNWDYRYTWIRDASFTVYAFMRLGYTEEANAFMHWVRERMGDCCEDANKLGILYALDGREELPEEELDHLSGYGGASPVRIGNEAYKQTQLDIYGELLDAVYLANKYGEAISHEGWKHVTRLVNDLCETWNSKDVGIWEMRGDDQHFLHSRLMCWVALDRALRLSLKRSLPAPFERWDQARQAIHDDIWENFWDADLGHFVQHKGSKNLDASMLLMPLVRFVGASDPKWLKTLDAIERALVRDGMVFRYRNDDDYHDGLGGEEGAFVACSFWYVECLARAGRVEQAHLEFEQLLRYANPLGLYAEEFDAHGHHLGNTPQALSHLALISAASFLDRKLEGSQTLWQP
- a CDS encoding sensor histidine kinase; amino-acid sequence: MRLADFILQNIEPILQKWEAFARTMTPAANGMDSAELRDHAEQMLRTIAADLQTSQTDEARVSKSKGEAPDSDNVTSAETHAEVRHSSGFTIGQMIAEYRALRTSVLMLWMPPKEVNRADEIADILRFNEAIDQALAESVMTYTDNVDAARNVFLGILGHDLRSPLGAISLSAEVLLRAGDLPPKATKNVSRIYTSVKRSTKIVGDLLDFTRTQLGSGIPVRVARDDFFQACEAMVEEARAYHPDREIDMRGDTRVVAQFDRSRMEQVMSNLIGNAIKHGNPLTPVTVTLMAGAKTVSLSVHNEGPPIEDSVKATLFNPMVRNFQDGKVEYGAAAGLGLGLYIAAAIVDAHNGSIKVDSAADRGTTFTVSLPLIGDAGD
- a CDS encoding DUF2945 domain-containing protein; translated protein: MAHAFKVGDHVRWNSEAGHIVGKVTKVHTKEVEFMGRHRHASPDAPQYEVKSDKTGHLAMHKEDALEKA